One Bos taurus isolate L1 Dominette 01449 registration number 42190680 breed Hereford chromosome 14, ARS-UCD2.0, whole genome shotgun sequence genomic region harbors:
- the NRBP2 gene encoding nuclear receptor-binding protein 2 isoform X6, with protein sequence MAAPELVPRRGREREREDESEDESDILEESPCGRWQKRREQVNQGNMPGVQSTFLAMDTEEGVEVVWNELHFADRKAFLVHEEKIQTMFEQLALVDHPNIVKLHKYWLDASESRARVIFITEYVSSGSLKQFLKKTKKNHKAMNARAWKRWCTQILSALSFLHACSPPIIHGNLTSDTIFIQHNGLIKIGSVWHRIFSNALPDDLRSPIRVEREEPRNLHFFPPEYGEVADGTAVDIFSFGMCALEMAVLEIQANGDTRVTEEAITRARHSLSDPNMREFILSCLARDPARRPSAHNLLFHRVLFEVHSLKLLAAHCFIQHQYLMPENVVEEKTKAMDPHAVLAEIPRPPWPPLQWRYSEVSCLELDKFLEDVSTLHRVPRNGIYPLMNFAAARPLGLPRVLAPPTEEAPKAKTPTPEPFDSETRKVIQMQCNLERSEDQARWHLTLLLVLEDRLHRQLTYDLLPTDSAQDLAAELVHYGFVHEDDRPKLAAFLDSTFLKYRGAQP encoded by the exons ATGGCGGCCCCGGAGCTGGTGCCGAGGCGGGGCCGGGAGCGGGAACGGGAGGACGAGAGTGAGGACGAGAGCGACATTCTGGAAGAGAGCCCGTGCGGCCGCTGGCAGAAGCGGCGGGAGCAG gtgaaTCAGGGAAACATGCCGGGGGTCCAGAGCACATTCCTGGCCATGGACACTGAGGAGGGGGTGGAGGTGGTGTGGAACGAGCTGCACTTTGCTGACAGGAAGGCCTTCTTGGTCCACGAG GAGAAGATCCAGACCATGTTTGAGCAGCTGGCCCTGGTAGACCACCCCAATATTGTCAAGCTGCATAAGTACTGGCTGGACGCCTCAGAGTCCCGAGCGCGG GTCATCTTCATCACAGAGTATGTGTCGTCAGGCAGCCTCAAGCAATTCCTCAAAAAGACCAAGAAGAACCACAAGGCCATGAATGCCAGG GCCTGGAAGCGCTGGTGCACACAGATCCTGTCTGCACTCAG ctTTCTGCACGCCTGCAGCCCCCCAATCATCCATGGGAACCTGACCAGCGACACCATCTTCATCCAGCACAACGGCCTCATCAAGATTGGCTCCG TGTGGCACCGGATCTTCTCCAACG CGCTCCCCGACGATCTTCGAAGTCCCATCCGTGTTGAGCGGGAGGAACCTCGGAACCTGCATTTCTTCCCGCCAGAGTATGGAG AGGTTGCTGATGGCACTGCCGTGGACATCTTCTCCTTTGGGATGTGCGCACTAGAG ATGGCTGTGCTGGAGATCCAGGCCAATGGGGACACCCGGGTCACAGAGGAGGCCATCACTCGTGCCAGGCACTCGCTGAGCGACCCCAACATGCGG GAGTTCATCCTCTCCTGCCTAGCCCGGGACCCTGCCCGCCGGCCCTCTGCCCACAACCTCCTCTTCCACCGCGTGCTGTTCGAGGTGCACTCGCTGAAGCTCCTGGCTGCCCACTGCTTCATCCAGCACCAGT ACCTCATGCCTGAGAATGTGGTAGAGGAAAAGACCAAGGCGATGGACCCGCACGCAGTCCTGGCGGAGATCCCCCGGCCCCCCTGGCCCCCGCTGCAGTGGCG GTACTCAGAAGTCTCCTGCTTAGAGCTTGACAAGTTCCTAGAGGACGTCAG CACCCTGCACCGTGTCCCTAGGAATGGGATCTACCCGCTGATGAACTTTGCTGCTGCCCGGCCCCTGGGGCTGCCCCGTGTGCTGGCCCCACCCACCGAGGAAGCCCCGAAGGCCAAGACCCCAACACCAGAGCCTTTTGACTCAGAGACCAGAAAG GTGATCCAGATGCAGTGTAACCTGGAAAGGAGCGAGGACCAGGCGCGCTGGCAC CTCACTCTGCTCCTGGTGCTGGAGGACCGGCTTCATCGGCAGCTCACCTATGACCTGCTCCCAA CCGACAGTGCCCAAGACCTGGCCGCCGAGCTGGTGCACTACGGCTTCGTCCACGAG GACGATCGGCCGAAGCTGGCCGCCTTCCTGGACAGCACCTTCCTCAAGTACCGTGGAGCTCAGCCGTGA